In one window of Cupriavidus necator N-1 DNA:
- a CDS encoding cob(I)yrinic acid a,c-diamide adenosyltransferase — protein MGNRLSKIATRTGDAGTTGLGDGSRTGKDSLRIAAIGDVDELNCHVGVLLTEALPDDVRAALLHIQHDLFDLGGELSIPGYTLLKPEQVAQLDTWLADYNANLPRLAEFILPGGSRAAAQAHVCRTVCRRAERALVALGAAEPLNEAPRQYLNRLSDLMFVLARVLNRAGGGSDVLWQRDRDAPGGME, from the coding sequence ATGGGCAACCGCCTGTCCAAGATTGCCACCCGCACCGGCGACGCCGGCACCACCGGCCTGGGCGACGGCAGCCGCACCGGCAAGGACAGCCTGCGCATCGCCGCCATCGGCGACGTCGACGAACTCAACTGCCACGTCGGCGTGCTGCTGACCGAGGCCCTGCCGGACGACGTGCGCGCCGCGCTGCTGCATATTCAGCACGACCTGTTCGACCTGGGTGGCGAGCTGTCCATCCCGGGCTACACCCTGCTCAAGCCTGAGCAAGTGGCGCAGCTCGACACCTGGCTGGCCGACTACAACGCCAACCTGCCGCGGCTGGCCGAATTCATCCTGCCGGGCGGCAGCCGCGCCGCGGCGCAGGCCCATGTCTGCCGCACCGTGTGCCGCCGTGCCGAACGCGCGCTGGTGGCGCTGGGCGCGGCCGAGCCGCTGAACGAGGCCCCGCGCCAGTACCTGAACCGGCTGTCGGACCTGATGTTCGTGCTGGCGCGGGTGCTGAACCGGGCCGGGGGCGGTTCGGACGTGCTGTGGCAGCGCGACCGCGACGCGCCAGGAGGTATGGAATAA
- a CDS encoding FAD-binding oxidoreductase: MNHPTPPATLARRPLPPAFSDALAARFGDRFTTSAGVCEHHGRDESPFPPAVPDAVVFAHSTEEVAEVARLCNQHGVPLIPYGAGSSLEGHLLAVAGGISLDLSQMNRVLAVQPEDLTVTVQPGVTRKQLNQEIKDTGLFFPIDPGADASLGGMCATRASGTNAVRYGTMRENVLALTVVTADGRVVRTGTQARKSAAGYDLTRLFIGSEGTLGIITEVTVRLYPQPEAISAAVCAFPSMGSAVQAVIQTIQLGVPVARVEFVDALAIRAINRHDNLTLPETPHLFFEFHGTEAGVREQAETVQQITAEHGGQGFEWATRPEDRSRLWNARHTAYFAMLQLKPGCKSVTTDVCVPISRLADCVTETEKDLNASALPCPIVGHVGDGNFHVAILVDPGKPEEMAEAEAINQRIVERALAMGGTCTGEHGVGLHKQRFLVEEHGEDALDLMRAIKDALDPNHILNPGKIFSATRAGTQ, encoded by the coding sequence ATGAACCACCCCACGCCGCCCGCCACGCTCGCCCGCCGTCCGCTGCCGCCCGCCTTCAGCGACGCCCTGGCGGCTCGCTTTGGCGACCGCTTCACCACCTCCGCCGGCGTGTGCGAACACCACGGCCGCGACGAATCCCCGTTCCCGCCGGCCGTGCCCGACGCCGTGGTCTTCGCCCACAGCACCGAGGAAGTGGCCGAGGTGGCGCGCCTGTGCAACCAGCATGGCGTGCCACTGATCCCGTACGGCGCCGGCTCATCGCTGGAAGGCCATCTGCTGGCCGTGGCAGGCGGCATCAGCCTGGACCTGTCGCAGATGAACCGCGTGCTGGCGGTGCAGCCCGAGGACCTGACCGTGACCGTGCAGCCCGGCGTCACGCGCAAGCAGCTGAACCAGGAAATCAAGGACACCGGCCTGTTCTTCCCGATCGACCCGGGCGCCGATGCCTCGCTGGGCGGCATGTGCGCCACGCGCGCCTCCGGGACCAACGCGGTGCGCTACGGCACCATGCGCGAGAACGTGCTGGCGCTGACGGTGGTGACCGCCGACGGCCGCGTGGTCCGCACCGGCACGCAGGCGCGCAAGTCGGCGGCGGGCTATGACCTGACCCGGCTCTTTATCGGCAGCGAAGGCACGCTCGGCATCATCACCGAGGTGACGGTGCGGCTCTACCCGCAGCCGGAAGCGATCTCCGCCGCGGTGTGCGCCTTCCCCAGCATGGGCAGCGCGGTGCAGGCCGTGATCCAGACCATCCAGCTGGGCGTGCCGGTGGCGCGCGTGGAGTTTGTCGATGCGCTGGCGATCCGCGCCATCAACCGCCACGACAACCTGACCCTGCCCGAGACCCCCCACCTGTTCTTCGAATTCCACGGCACCGAGGCCGGCGTGCGTGAGCAGGCCGAGACCGTGCAGCAGATCACCGCCGAGCACGGCGGCCAGGGCTTCGAATGGGCCACGCGCCCGGAGGACCGCAGCCGGCTGTGGAACGCACGCCATACCGCGTACTTCGCCATGCTGCAGCTCAAGCCGGGCTGCAAGTCGGTGACTACCGACGTGTGCGTGCCGATCTCGCGCCTGGCCGACTGCGTTACCGAGACCGAGAAGGACCTGAACGCCTCGGCGCTGCCCTGCCCCATCGTCGGCCATGTCGGCGACGGCAACTTCCACGTGGCGATCCTGGTCGACCCCGGCAAGCCCGAAGAGATGGCCGAGGCCGAGGCCATCAACCAGCGCATCGTCGAACGCGCGCTGGCGATGGGCGGCACCTGCACCGGCGAGCACGGCGTCGGCCTGCACAAGCAGCGCTTCCTGGTGGAAGAACACGGCGAGGACGCGCTCGACCTGATGCGCGCGATCAAGGACGCGCTGGACCCCAACCACATCCTGAACCCGGGCAAGATCTTCAGCGCCACGCGCGCGGGCACGCAGTAA
- a CDS encoding LysR substrate-binding domain-containing protein, which produces MAPMFNRVPPLHLLIAFEAAARLGSFARAAEELSVTPSAVSHRIKNLEELWGEDLFVRANAALRLTAAGTRYLRNVQDALKSLNELARPEYNKLRTRLRVAIPPTFGRQHLVPRLPEFGALYPHIDLELHLAIPFLDVKAEDTDVEIRYGTGRYPDLKTTRLLVEPVFPACGREYYERVNGRAITKPEHLHGLVLLRSPLEPWKPWFETAGLDWAEPQTGPQFNDIGLMLEAIASNQGVALVRQRMARHWLSLGQMVRLLDVESVSPHGYYIVEREQAPLKPEARYFVDWLLSLDW; this is translated from the coding sequence ATGGCCCCCATGTTCAACCGCGTCCCGCCGCTGCACCTGCTGATCGCCTTCGAGGCCGCGGCGCGCCTGGGCAGCTTCGCGCGCGCGGCCGAAGAGCTGTCGGTCACGCCCAGCGCGGTCTCGCACCGCATCAAGAACCTCGAGGAGCTGTGGGGCGAAGACCTGTTCGTGCGCGCCAACGCCGCGCTGCGGCTGACCGCCGCCGGCACGCGCTACCTGCGCAACGTGCAGGACGCGCTCAAGTCGCTCAACGAGCTGGCGCGGCCCGAGTACAACAAGCTGCGCACCCGGCTGCGGGTGGCGATCCCGCCCACCTTCGGGCGCCAGCACCTGGTGCCGCGCCTGCCTGAATTCGGCGCGCTGTATCCGCATATCGACCTCGAGCTGCACCTGGCAATCCCATTCCTGGACGTCAAGGCCGAGGACACCGATGTCGAGATCCGCTACGGCACCGGCCGCTACCCCGACCTGAAGACCACCCGGCTGCTGGTCGAGCCGGTGTTCCCGGCGTGCGGCCGCGAATACTACGAGCGCGTCAACGGCCGCGCCATCACCAAGCCCGAGCACCTGCACGGCCTGGTGCTGCTGCGCAGCCCGCTGGAGCCGTGGAAGCCGTGGTTCGAGACTGCCGGGCTGGACTGGGCCGAGCCGCAGACCGGGCCGCAGTTCAATGACATCGGCCTGATGCTGGAGGCGATCGCGTCCAACCAGGGCGTGGCGCTGGTGCGCCAGCGCATGGCGCGGCACTGGCTGTCGCTGGGGCAGATGGTGCGGCTGCTGGATGTGGAATCGGTCTCGCCGCACGGCTACTACATCGTCGAGCGCGAACAGGCTCCGCTCAAGCCCGAGGCGCGCTATTTCGTCGACTGGCTGCTGAGCCTGGACTGGTAG
- a CDS encoding GNAT family N-acetyltransferase, whose protein sequence is MEIRLLTPADAAAFQALRLQGLAEAPEAFASSLEEEQDRPLEVVAARLAATEGKAVFGAFVDGTDDTALAGVVGVMREENAKHRHKAFIWGMYVAPGWRDRKLGRALMERAMEQAAAMPGVRQVTLCVNAGSAGAVQLYESLGFVRTGLEPDALYVAPHFHDKLDMVCFLPQPPAR, encoded by the coding sequence ATGGAAATCCGTTTGCTGACCCCCGCCGATGCCGCCGCCTTCCAGGCGCTGCGGCTGCAAGGCCTGGCCGAAGCGCCGGAGGCCTTCGCTTCCAGCCTGGAGGAGGAACAGGACCGGCCGCTGGAAGTCGTCGCCGCGCGCCTGGCCGCGACCGAGGGCAAGGCCGTGTTCGGCGCCTTCGTTGACGGCACCGATGACACCGCGCTGGCCGGGGTGGTCGGGGTGATGCGCGAGGAAAACGCCAAGCACCGGCACAAGGCCTTTATCTGGGGCATGTACGTGGCCCCGGGCTGGCGCGACCGCAAGCTCGGCCGCGCGCTGATGGAGCGGGCCATGGAACAGGCCGCCGCCATGCCGGGCGTGCGCCAGGTGACGCTGTGCGTCAATGCCGGCAGCGCGGGCGCGGTGCAGCTGTATGAGTCGCTCGGCTTCGTGCGCACGGGGCTGGAGCCGGATGCGCTGTACGTCGCGCCGCACTTCCACGACAAGCTCGATATGGTCTGCTTCCTGCCGCAGCCGCCGGCACGCTGA
- a CDS encoding FAD-linked oxidase C-terminal domain-containing protein, whose product MNAPHEAQTIAPDGAHATAEGRRSALLAGLAQILPDAALLWKPEDTVPYECDGLAAYRQVPMAVALPDTEEQVCAILRLCHKLGVPVVPRGAGTSLSGGAMPIAEGLVLSLAKFKRILSVDPYSRTAVVQPGVRNLAISDAAAPHNLYYAPDPSSQIACTIGGNVSENSGGVHCLKYGLTVHNVLRVRAVTMEGEVVVFGSEAPDSPGLDLLAVLIGSEGMLAVVTEVTVRLIPKPQLAQVIMACFDDVEKGGNAVADVIAAGIIPAGLEMMDKPATAAVEEFVHAGYDLDAAAILLCESDGTPEEVAEEIERMSEVLKASGCTRIVVSQNEAERLRFWSGRKNAFPAAGRISPDYYCMDGTIPRKHIGTLLKRIEEMERKYGLRCINVFHAGDGNMHPLILFDGSDQDEWHRAELFGADILETCVELGGTVTGEHGVGVEKLNSMCVQFSPAERDTFFGVKAAFDPARLLNPDKAIPTLARCAEYGKMHVKRGLLPHPELPRF is encoded by the coding sequence ATGAATGCCCCGCACGAAGCCCAAACCATCGCCCCCGACGGCGCCCATGCCACGGCCGAAGGCCGCCGCAGCGCGCTGCTGGCCGGCCTGGCGCAGATCCTGCCGGATGCCGCGCTGCTGTGGAAGCCGGAAGACACCGTCCCCTATGAATGCGACGGCCTGGCCGCGTACCGCCAGGTGCCGATGGCCGTGGCCCTGCCCGACACTGAAGAACAGGTCTGCGCGATCCTGCGCTTGTGCCACAAGCTGGGCGTGCCGGTGGTGCCGCGCGGCGCCGGCACCAGCCTGTCGGGCGGCGCCATGCCAATCGCCGAGGGCCTGGTGCTGTCGCTGGCCAAGTTCAAGCGCATCCTGTCGGTCGATCCGTACTCGCGCACCGCGGTGGTCCAGCCGGGCGTGCGCAACCTGGCGATCTCCGACGCCGCCGCACCCCACAACCTGTACTACGCACCGGACCCGTCCTCGCAGATCGCCTGCACCATCGGCGGCAACGTCAGCGAGAACTCCGGCGGCGTGCACTGCCTGAAGTACGGCCTGACCGTGCACAACGTGCTGCGCGTGCGCGCGGTGACGATGGAGGGCGAGGTGGTGGTGTTCGGCTCCGAGGCCCCCGACTCGCCGGGCCTGGACCTGCTGGCCGTGCTGATCGGCTCCGAAGGCATGCTGGCCGTGGTCACCGAGGTCACGGTGCGCCTCATCCCCAAGCCGCAGCTGGCGCAGGTGATCATGGCCTGCTTCGACGATGTCGAGAAAGGCGGCAACGCCGTGGCCGACGTGATCGCCGCGGGCATCATCCCGGCGGGACTGGAGATGATGGACAAGCCCGCCACAGCGGCAGTGGAGGAATTCGTGCATGCGGGCTATGACCTCGATGCCGCCGCCATCCTGCTGTGCGAGTCCGACGGCACCCCGGAAGAAGTGGCCGAGGAAATCGAGCGCATGAGCGAAGTGCTGAAGGCTTCGGGCTGCACCCGCATCGTGGTCTCGCAGAACGAGGCCGAGCGGCTGCGCTTCTGGAGCGGCCGCAAGAACGCCTTCCCCGCCGCGGGCCGGATTTCGCCCGACTACTACTGCATGGACGGCACCATCCCGCGCAAGCACATCGGCACGCTGCTCAAGCGCATCGAGGAGATGGAGCGCAAGTACGGCCTGCGCTGCATCAACGTGTTCCATGCTGGCGACGGCAATATGCACCCGCTGATCCTGTTCGATGGCTCGGATCAGGACGAATGGCACCGCGCCGAGCTGTTCGGCGCCGACATTCTGGAAACCTGCGTCGAGCTGGGCGGCACCGTCACCGGCGAGCACGGCGTGGGCGTGGAGAAGCTCAACTCGATGTGCGTGCAGTTCTCGCCCGCCGAGCGCGACACCTTCTTCGGCGTCAAGGCCGCCTTCGACCCGGCGCGGCTGCTCAACCCGGACAAGGCCATCCCCACGCTGGCGCGCTGCGCGGAGTACGGCAAGATGCATGTGAAGCGCGGCCTGCTGCCGCACCCGGAACTGCCGCGCTTCTGA
- a CDS encoding ion transporter: MSSPRRRQQQEAFIRQRLGQPETGWRQRWYTIIFEADTREGRLFDVALLLAIVASVMVVMLDSLPAVNNRLGQLFTVLEWMFTLFFTAEYMMRILVVRRPWRYVFSFYGIIDFVSIMPTWLAFFLPELHFLIDVRLLRLLRVFRILKLTVYFEEAEILYRALVNSRRKIFVFLGTVFIITVILGTVMYVVEGPQHGFTSIPVSMYWAVVTLTTTGFGDMVPKTPLGQFITSLTILLGYGIIAFPTGIVGAELAASILKRPLTTRTCTHCLTEGHEPDADYCKHCGSQLPEYQNDRPEVPGGPAGS; encoded by the coding sequence ATGTCCAGCCCACGCCGACGCCAGCAGCAGGAAGCGTTCATCCGCCAGCGCCTGGGCCAGCCCGAGACCGGCTGGCGCCAGCGCTGGTACACCATCATCTTCGAGGCCGATACCCGCGAAGGCCGGCTCTTCGATGTCGCGCTGCTGCTGGCCATTGTCGCCAGCGTGATGGTGGTGATGCTCGACAGCCTGCCCGCGGTGAACAACCGCCTCGGGCAGCTGTTCACCGTGCTGGAATGGATGTTCACGCTGTTCTTCACGGCCGAGTACATGATGCGCATCCTGGTGGTGCGCCGGCCGTGGCGCTATGTGTTCAGTTTCTACGGCATCATCGACTTCGTCTCGATCATGCCGACCTGGCTGGCTTTCTTCCTGCCCGAGCTGCATTTCCTGATCGATGTGCGCCTGTTGCGGCTGCTGCGCGTGTTCCGGATCCTGAAGCTGACCGTGTACTTCGAGGAAGCCGAGATCCTGTACCGCGCGCTGGTCAACAGCCGGCGCAAGATCTTCGTGTTCCTGGGCACGGTGTTCATCATCACGGTGATCCTGGGCACGGTGATGTACGTGGTGGAAGGTCCGCAGCACGGTTTCACCAGCATCCCGGTCAGCATGTACTGGGCGGTGGTGACGCTGACCACCACGGGCTTCGGCGACATGGTGCCCAAGACTCCGCTGGGGCAGTTCATCACCTCGCTGACCATCCTGCTGGGCTACGGCATCATCGCCTTCCCCACCGGCATCGTCGGCGCCGAGCTGGCCGCCAGCATCCTGAAGCGGCCGCTCACCACGCGCACCTGCACCCATTGCCTGACCGAGGGCCACGAACCCGACGCCGACTACTGCAAGCATTGCGGCAGCCAGCTGCCCGAATACCAGAACGACCGGCCGGAAGTGCCCGGCGGACCTGCCGGCTCCTGA
- the glcE gene encoding glycolate oxidase subunit GlcE — MQATLDAIRDAVRQATETRTALRLRGGGSKDFYGQPAAGQLLDTRAYAGIVEYDPAELVITARCGTPLTEIEAALAEKRQMLAFEPPHFALPGQPSTATLGGAVAAGLSGPRRQSVGALRDFMLGAQLMDGRGEVMDFGGQVMKNVAGYDVSRLLAGSLGTLGLILQVSVKVLPAPFDEATLRFELAQADAIRQLNQWGGQPLPLASSAWHAGVLHVRLAGATAAVRAACARLGGERVDAAEAAALWQTLREQTHPFFAPAQAGRALWRLAVPTIAAPLELPGSQLIEWGGGQRWWLPEDGTDKTDAESVRAVAQAAGGHATLFRNGDKSVGVFTPLATPLAAIHRRLKETFDPAGIFNPQRMYPGL; from the coding sequence ATGCAAGCCACCCTCGACGCCATCCGCGACGCCGTCAGGCAAGCCACCGAGACCCGCACCGCGCTGCGGCTGCGCGGCGGCGGCAGCAAGGACTTCTACGGCCAGCCCGCCGCGGGCCAGCTGCTGGACACGCGCGCCTATGCCGGCATCGTCGAATACGACCCGGCCGAGCTGGTGATCACCGCGCGCTGCGGCACGCCGCTGACCGAGATCGAGGCTGCGCTGGCCGAAAAGCGCCAGATGCTGGCCTTCGAGCCGCCCCATTTCGCACTGCCGGGCCAGCCCAGCACCGCGACGCTGGGCGGCGCCGTGGCCGCGGGATTGTCGGGCCCGCGCCGGCAGTCGGTGGGCGCGCTGCGCGACTTCATGCTGGGCGCGCAGCTGATGGACGGCCGCGGCGAGGTGATGGACTTCGGCGGCCAGGTGATGAAGAACGTGGCGGGCTATGACGTGTCGCGGCTGCTGGCGGGCTCGCTCGGCACGCTCGGGCTGATCCTGCAGGTATCGGTCAAGGTGCTGCCGGCACCGTTCGACGAGGCCACGCTGCGCTTCGAGCTGGCGCAGGCCGATGCCATCCGGCAACTGAACCAGTGGGGCGGCCAGCCGCTGCCGCTGGCGTCTTCGGCCTGGCACGCGGGCGTGCTGCATGTGCGCCTGGCCGGCGCCACCGCCGCGGTGCGTGCCGCGTGCGCCAGGCTGGGCGGCGAGCGCGTGGACGCTGCAGAAGCCGCGGCGCTGTGGCAAACGCTGCGCGAGCAGACCCACCCGTTCTTCGCCCCCGCCCAGGCGGGCCGCGCGCTGTGGCGCCTGGCGGTGCCCACCATCGCCGCGCCGCTGGAGCTGCCCGGTTCACAACTGATCGAATGGGGCGGCGGCCAGCGCTGGTGGCTGCCCGAGGACGGCACTGACAAGACCGATGCCGAAAGCGTGCGCGCCGTGGCGCAAGCCGCCGGCGGCCATGCCACGCTGTTCCGCAACGGCGACAAGTCAGTGGGCGTGTTCACGCCGCTGGCCACGCCGCTGGCCGCGATCCACCGCCGCCTGAAAGAGACCTTCGACCCGGCCGGCATCTTCAACCCGCAGCGCATGTACCCCGGGCTCTGA
- the glcF gene encoding glycolate oxidase subunit GlcF — MQTNLADFLRNTPEGEEAKSIVGNCVHCGFCTATCPTYQLLGDELDGPRGRIYLMKQVLEGHAITESTRLHLDRCLTCRNCESTCPSGVRYGRLVDIGRKLVDDKLEAEGVRRPARERIARWVLREGLTRPALFGTALRLGQMVRPLLPGTLRNKVPAQSSTAAPGTWPRNVHARKMLLLDGCVQPSMSPNINAATARVFDRVGVQLLVAREAGCCGAIRFHTGDHDGGLDNMRRNIDAWWPHIEDGAEAIVMTASGCGAMVKDYGHLLRDDPKYAERARRVSALTRDLSEVLPDFADELHSLAGAVPRDNRRVAYHPPCTLQHGQQIRGKVEALLTGLGVEVKLCADSHLCCGSAGTYSVLQPELAYRLRDDKLAKLQATQPEAIVSANIGCISHLQSGTGTPVMHWIELVDKMLG, encoded by the coding sequence ATGCAAACGAACCTGGCCGATTTTCTTCGCAACACGCCCGAAGGCGAGGAAGCCAAATCCATCGTCGGCAATTGCGTGCATTGCGGCTTCTGCACCGCCACCTGCCCCACCTACCAGTTGCTCGGCGATGAGCTGGACGGCCCGCGCGGGCGCATCTACCTGATGAAGCAGGTGCTGGAAGGCCATGCCATCACCGAAAGCACGCGCCTGCATCTGGACCGTTGTCTGACCTGCCGCAACTGCGAATCGACCTGCCCGTCGGGCGTGCGCTACGGCCGCCTGGTCGATATCGGCCGCAAGCTGGTCGACGACAAGCTCGAGGCCGAAGGCGTGCGGCGCCCCGCCCGCGAGCGCATCGCGCGCTGGGTGCTGCGCGAGGGGCTGACGCGCCCGGCGCTGTTCGGCACGGCGCTGCGCCTGGGCCAGATGGTGCGGCCGCTGCTGCCGGGCACGCTGCGCAACAAGGTGCCGGCGCAGTCCAGCACCGCCGCGCCCGGCACGTGGCCGCGCAATGTGCATGCACGCAAGATGTTGTTGCTCGACGGCTGCGTGCAGCCGTCAATGTCGCCCAACATCAATGCCGCCACCGCGCGCGTGTTCGACCGTGTCGGCGTACAACTGCTGGTGGCGCGCGAAGCCGGCTGCTGCGGCGCGATCCGCTTCCACACCGGCGACCACGACGGCGGCCTCGACAATATGCGCCGCAATATCGACGCCTGGTGGCCGCATATCGAGGACGGCGCCGAAGCCATCGTGATGACCGCCTCGGGCTGCGGCGCGATGGTCAAGGACTACGGCCACCTGCTGCGCGACGATCCGAAGTACGCCGAGCGCGCCCGCCGCGTATCGGCGCTGACGCGCGACCTGTCCGAAGTCTTGCCGGACTTTGCCGACGAGCTGCACAGCCTGGCCGGCGCGGTCCCGCGCGACAACCGGCGCGTGGCTTACCACCCGCCCTGCACGCTGCAGCACGGCCAGCAGATCCGCGGCAAAGTCGAAGCGCTCTTGACCGGCCTCGGCGTCGAAGTCAAACTCTGCGCTGACAGCCACCTGTGCTGCGGCTCGGCAGGCACTTATTCGGTGTTGCAGCCGGAACTGGCCTACCGCCTGCGCGACGACAAGCTCGCCAAACTGCAGGCCACGCAGCCCGAAGCCATCGTCTCGGCCAATATCGGCTGCATCTCGCACCTGCAGAGCGGCACCGGCACCCCGGTGATGCACTGGATCGAACTGGTCGACAAGATGCTCGGCTAG
- a CDS encoding CidA/LrgA family protein, translating to MLQTFAILLVFQSVGEVISYALTLPVPGPVLGMILLFGWLVFDDRLLPIIQGTTSELLKHLSLLFVPAGVGIMVHANRIEGEWMPILVALVVSTWLAIATTAVVTRMLMRKRADVPPADAKGEQA from the coding sequence ATGCTCCAGACCTTTGCAATCCTGTTGGTTTTCCAGTCCGTCGGTGAGGTGATCAGCTACGCGCTGACCCTGCCGGTGCCCGGCCCCGTGCTGGGCATGATCCTGCTGTTCGGCTGGCTCGTCTTCGACGACCGCCTGCTGCCCATCATCCAGGGCACCACATCTGAACTGCTCAAGCACCTGTCGCTGCTGTTCGTGCCGGCCGGCGTCGGCATCATGGTCCATGCCAACCGCATCGAGGGCGAATGGATGCCGATCCTGGTGGCGCTGGTGGTGTCCACCTGGCTGGCCATCGCCACCACCGCCGTGGTCACGCGCATGCTGATGCGCAAGCGCGCCGATGTCCCGCCCGCCGATGCGAAAGGAGAGCAGGCATGA
- a CDS encoding LrgB family protein — protein sequence MMTPRLNEIWVYLAASPLVGLTATLLAYVFAFRIYERSRFSPLANPVMIAVALLVTVLTVTGTPYKTYFDGAQFVHFLLGPATVALAVPLYLQLPKLRTHVFPLLAGLVAGSVVAVVSAVGIAWLLGASPETVRSLAPKSVTIPIAMGVAEKIGGLPSLTAVLVMATGIIGAISATSVLNLLRIRDYSVRGFATGVAAHGIGTARAFQVNQEAGAFAALGMGLNGVLTAIMVPVMAAWMPH from the coding sequence ATGATGACGCCCCGCCTCAACGAGATCTGGGTCTACCTGGCCGCAAGCCCGCTGGTCGGGCTGACCGCTACGCTGCTGGCCTACGTCTTTGCCTTCCGCATCTATGAGCGTTCGCGCTTCTCGCCGCTGGCCAACCCGGTGATGATCGCGGTGGCGCTGCTGGTCACGGTGCTGACCGTCACCGGCACGCCCTACAAGACCTACTTCGACGGCGCGCAGTTCGTGCACTTCCTGCTGGGGCCGGCCACGGTGGCGCTGGCGGTGCCGCTGTACCTGCAACTGCCCAAGCTGCGCACCCATGTGTTCCCGCTGCTGGCAGGGCTGGTGGCGGGCTCGGTGGTGGCGGTGGTGTCGGCAGTGGGCATTGCCTGGCTGCTGGGCGCATCGCCCGAGACCGTGCGCTCGCTCGCGCCCAAGTCGGTGACGATCCCGATCGCCATGGGCGTGGCCGAGAAGATCGGCGGGCTGCCGTCGCTGACGGCGGTGCTGGTGATGGCCACCGGCATCATCGGCGCGATCAGCGCCACCAGCGTGCTGAACCTGCTGCGCATCCGCGACTACAGCGTGCGCGGCTTCGCCACCGGCGTGGCGGCGCACGGCATCGGCACCGCGCGGGCCTTCCAGGTCAACCAGGAAGCCGGCGCCTTTGCCGCGCTGGGCATGGGCCTGAACGGCGTGCTGACGGCGATCATGGTGCCGGTGATGGCGGCGTGGATGCCACACTGA
- a CDS encoding VOC family protein: protein MSNRLINWLEIPVVDMNRAVGFYEQVFDIQLRRETMSQVDMAVFPHPDPGGALVAGEGYRPSNYYGAVPYLHAPELDVLLERAARAGGKTVFGPLRLPGEIGRIAHITDSEGNRIGLHEPVAG from the coding sequence ATGAGCAACCGTCTGATCAACTGGCTGGAAATCCCCGTCGTCGACATGAACCGCGCGGTCGGCTTCTACGAGCAGGTGTTCGATATCCAGCTGCGCCGCGAGACCATGAGCCAAGTCGACATGGCCGTGTTCCCCCACCCCGACCCGGGCGGCGCGCTGGTGGCCGGCGAAGGCTACCGCCCCAGCAACTACTACGGCGCGGTGCCATACCTGCATGCGCCGGAACTGGATGTGCTGCTGGAGCGCGCCGCGCGCGCCGGCGGCAAGACCGTGTTCGGGCCGCTGCGCCTGCCGGGCGAGATCGGCCGCATCGCCCATATCACCGACAGCGAAGGCAACCGCATCGGGCTGCACGAGCCCGTGGCCGGTTGA
- a CDS encoding zinc finger domain-containing protein, translated as MPGCWRRGAPRARTTAASGWTAAAPSACWTTISTKRPTARSTAFCARCAPAAPSPAQAAGSDSSFSISARSSSGLVVGA; from the coding sequence ATGCCTGGCTGCTGGCGGCGTGGTGCACCACGCGCTCGGACTACCGCAGCTTCCGGCTGGACCGCTGCCGCGCCATCCGCATGCTGGACGACCATTTCCACGAAACGCCCGACCGCTCGCTCAACGGCTTTTTGCGCGCGGTGCGCGCCAGCGGCACCTAGTCCTGCTCAGGCAGCCGGGTCGGACAGCAGCTTCTCGATATCGGCGCGCAGCTCGTCGGGCTTGGTGGTCGGCGCATAG